GTCCAGCGGTTGCTGCAGCGTACCCAGCGCGTCGAGCACCTGTTGCTCGGCCTGTTTCTCGTGATTGCCGCCGATCGTCACGACCATCACGCCGGGATCGTGCAAGGTTATGAACTGACCGACAACCATTGCGTCGCTTCGACTTCGGTCGAGCGATTTGCTGACGAGGCCGGTTTGATCGCGGAAGAGATAGTCGGCGACAAAATCGAGGGCGGTCGCCGCCTTCTCGTCGGAAATGGGCGGCCCGAGCCACGCCAATCCGACGCCGTCGACCGCGCCGGTCTTCGTCGCCGTCGATGGAATTTGCGCGAGTGGCGAATCGTATGGCGGATCCATCGCGCCCGCTCCATTTCCATCCGTGACGGCCGCAATGCTCGACGCATCGATGTTGCCCGTCAAGGTGAGCACCGCGTTTTCGGCACGAAAGGCTCGTTTGGCAAAGGCCCCGACCTGCGACGCGCTAATGCTCGTCAGCGCCGAAACGGTATCGGGCAGCGGCGGATAATGCGCCGGACCGTTCAGAAAGATCTGCGCGAAGAGTAAATCGTGCAGCGTCGTGTCAGCCTCGTAGCGTTGCTGCACCCCGAGCACGGCGGCGTTGGCGCGCGCGGTCTTCACCGCGTTCTCGTCGACGTTCGAGGAAAAATAGGCGGCCGTCATCGCGGCGACGATGCGGCGGGCGGCCGAGGCCGGAACCACGGCGCCGATGCCGACGATATCCGGATAGACTTCGATGTTCAGTTGACCGCCCGCGGTGTGCACCATGGCGTAGAGCGATCTGCCGCTTGCGAGGGGCACAACGGCGGCCGCGGTCGCGGCCAAGTTGGAAATCCCCGGCGTCGCATTGTCGTAGCCCGCGCCGGGTGCGCGAAACCAGAGGCCGATTGCGGCCGTTCCGACGGTTGGGTCGGGATCGAGAACGTACGACCCCCCGCGAGGTAAGGCGCTCAATGCCTGAGGAATTGCGGCCGCTGCGGGCCTAGCCACGAACGCGAGGAGGATGGTGACGAGCGCCGCACCCAACGACGCGCGACCGATCATGCGGGTTCCGGCGATATTTTGGGCGGTAAGCGGGTCGGTTTTTCGACGCGCTTGGGCTCTTCGGGCAACGGACGTTCGGGCTGTGCCTCCGCGGCGTTACCGACTTCACCCTTGACTCGATCGAAGGGCCGATCTGCCAGGATGGAGCGCACCTCTTCGGCTTCAACGGTTTCGTACTCGAGCAGCGAAGCCACCATTCGCTCGACTTTGGTCCAGTTTTCCTCGAGCAGCCGCTTCCCGTTCCCATAGCAGGTTTCGATGATTTTGCGAACCTCGGAATCGATCTTGCTGGCGACTTCTTCGGAGTAGTTGCGCTCCTCACCGAAATCGCGGCCGAGAAAAACCTGATGCGCGCCGCGACCGAACTGAATCGGCCCGAGCTCGCTCATTCCATACTGCGTCACCATGCGGCGCGCAAGCTCCGTCGCCTTCTCGAAATCATTGCTTGCGCCGGTCGTAACGTCGCCGAACCGCATCTCCTCGGCGAGCCGTCCGCCCATCGCCATCGTGATCGCGGCGAGCAACTCTTCCCGAGTTTGACTGTGCCGGTCGTCCTCGGGCAGCGACCACGTGATGCCCAGCGCCATCCCGCGTGGAATAATAGTTACCTTGTGAACGGGGTCGGCTTTTTCGAGCATGCCGGCGATGATTGCGTGGCCCGACTCGTGATACGCCGTAACTTCTTTCTCTTTCTGAGACATCACGAGGGACTTGCGCTCCGGTCCCACCATGACGCGGTCGATTGCTTCGTCGCAATCGATCATTTCGATGAAATTCTTATTCTTTCGCGCCGCCAGCAACGCCGCTTCGTTGAGCAAATTCTCCAAATCCGCACCGGAAAAACCGGGCGTACGTTTTGCCAAGGTTTCCAGCGAAACTTCCTTGCCCAACGGTTTGTTGCGCGCGTGCACCTCGAGAATTTTCTCGCGACCTTTGAAGTCGGCGCGACCAACGACGATCTGCCGGTCGAAACGCCCCGGACGCAGTAGCGCCGGATCCAGCACATCGGAGCGATTCGTCGCGGCAATCAGAATAACACCGGTGTTTTGATCGAAGCCGTCCATCTCCACGAGTAGCTGGTTGAGCGTCTGCTCGCGTTCGTCGTGTCCGCCGCCCAGGCCGGCACCACGCTGGCGACCGACGGCGTCGATTTCATCGATGAAAACGATGCACGGCGCCGATTTCTTTGCTTGGTCGAAGAGATCGCGCACGCGCGAAGCGCCCACGCCGACAAACATCTCGACGAAATCGGACCCGGAGATCGAGAGGAACGGAACCCCGGCCTCGCCCGCAATTGCGCGTGCGAGCAGCGTCTTGCCGGTGCCCGGTGGCCCGAGCAACAGCACGCCCTTTGGTATCCGAGCCCCGAGCGACTGGTATTTTTTTGGATACTTTAGGAAGTCGACGATCTCGGCGAGCTCCTCTTTGGCCTCGTCGACCCCGGCGACATCGGCGAACGTCACTTTCGGACGATTCTCCGAGAGCATCTTCGCGCGCGATCGTCCGAACGAGAGCGCCTGACTTCCGCCGCTTTGAGCTTGGCGCAAGATAAAGAACAACAACAGTACCGTTATTGCCAGCGGCCCAAGCGTCATCAGGCTTGAGAGCAATCCCGTGTTCGATTGCTGGTCGAAGCTAATCGCTCCGCTCTTGACCCGTTTGTAGACTTCGTCCACGAACGTTTGGTCGACGTTCGGCACGGCAACGGAGTATTTCGTGCCGTTGGAAAGGTCACCGACAGCGTTAAGCCCGGTCGCATGGAACGATTGAACTTGTGCTGCTTCGAGCTTCTGATAAAACGCGCCATAATCCAGACGCGTTTCACCCTCGCTTGGCTGAACGAACCGCTCGACGATGATGAAGACGGCGACAACCGCCAGAATGATTAGGACGATGGACCGGAGATGTTTGCTCACCTTGATATTAGACCGTATTATCCTCTCGAAGCTCCGCTACTTCCTTATACTCCAAACCGCAACCTATAGCGCCATCGTTGCGCATAAGTAACGCTTGCACGGACCTTACCGTGCCCGCTTCGAATTTTTCGTCTTCTAGGTCGAGCAAGCGGCCGCCTGCATTACGGCCTTCAGGGGCGTGCGTCACTCCTTCGTAATACTCGTGACGGTGCCGCACTCGATTCGCAGCGCAAGCCCAGGCTTCATATGAAAGGTGCCCGTTCGGCCCGCTTCGAGCGCGCGTACCGCAGCTTCGACGTGAAGGAAGTCGATATCTCGCAAATCGTCTTCCTTCATTAGTTCTTCGCGCACGATGTGTCGCAAGGTTGCCCGGGGCGAAGCCTCTCGCTCGGTCGCTGCCAGTTCCGCGGCACGGGCCACCGCGGCGTCGAGTCCCGGGAAGAGCGGTCGTAGTGCGGCGAGCGCTTCCCGTATGGCGTTGCGTCGAAGCTCCGGCGCGGCGTTCGTCGGGTCGACGGCGTAGGGCAGCGATCGCTGGTGGCAGTAGGCGCGCAGGCTCTTTGACGGAACTCCAAGAAACGGACGCGCCAAATCGAGACCGGCTCCCAGACGCCGGCGTCCGCGCATTCCCCACAGACCCGACGGGCCGGCGCCGCGAAGAAGCGCTAAGAGGACGGTTTCACTTTGATCCTCAGCATGGTGCGCCGCCGCGACGACGGTGCAGCCTCGCCGCTTCGCAAGTTCGGTCAACGCTTCGTATCGCGCGTGCCGCAGGTACTGCTCGTCGCGACCGCCTTCAGGGAGGGCGACGATATCGAGCGGGATCGCCAGTTGTGCCGCGAGATGAAGCACCACGCATTCGTCTTGCCACGCCGAATCGCGAAGATTGTGATTAACGAATGCGAGGCTCACGGTCAGACCCATGCGCTCGGCCACGGCGCGAAGCGATGCGGCAAGCGCGACGGAATCCGGGCCGCCGCTGCAGGCAACGAGAACGTGCTCGTCTTGACGGATGACCCCGCTCTGCTCGACG
This Candidatus Eremiobacterota bacterium DNA region includes the following protein-coding sequences:
- a CDS encoding insulinase family protein, with the translated sequence MIGRASLGAALVTILLAFVARPAAAAIPQALSALPRGGSYVLDPDPTVGTAAIGLWFRAPGAGYDNATPGISNLAATAAAVVPLASGRSLYAMVHTAGGQLNIEVYPDIVGIGAVVPASAARRIVAAMTAAYFSSNVDENAVKTARANAAVLGVQQRYEADTTLHDLLFAQIFLNGPAHYPPLPDTVSALTSISASQVGAFAKRAFRAENAVLTLTGNIDASSIAAVTDGNGAGAMDPPYDSPLAQIPSTATKTGAVDGVGLAWLGPPISDEKAATALDFVADYLFRDQTGLVSKSLDRSRSDAMVVGQFITLHDPGVMVVTIGGNHEKQAEQQVLDALGTLQQPLDRATFDAAREAFLYHVASDTQTPQEQADNLGWYSVEGNLPYAPGTAAGAYEQQARGLDPQYVADVVRRYLGKPVVVDLIASSPQPGSAP
- the ftsH gene encoding ATP-dependent zinc metalloprotease FtsH; translated protein: MSKHLRSIVLIILAVVAVFIIVERFVQPSEGETRLDYGAFYQKLEAAQVQSFHATGLNAVGDLSNGTKYSVAVPNVDQTFVDEVYKRVKSGAISFDQQSNTGLLSSLMTLGPLAITVLLLFFILRQAQSGGSQALSFGRSRAKMLSENRPKVTFADVAGVDEAKEELAEIVDFLKYPKKYQSLGARIPKGVLLLGPPGTGKTLLARAIAGEAGVPFLSISGSDFVEMFVGVGASRVRDLFDQAKKSAPCIVFIDEIDAVGRQRGAGLGGGHDEREQTLNQLLVEMDGFDQNTGVILIAATNRSDVLDPALLRPGRFDRQIVVGRADFKGREKILEVHARNKPLGKEVSLETLAKRTPGFSGADLENLLNEAALLAARKNKNFIEMIDCDEAIDRVMVGPERKSLVMSQKEKEVTAYHESGHAIIAGMLEKADPVHKVTIIPRGMALGITWSLPEDDRHSQTREELLAAITMAMGGRLAEEMRFGDVTTGASNDFEKATELARRMVTQYGMSELGPIQFGRGAHQVFLGRDFGEERNYSEEVASKIDSEVRKIIETCYGNGKRLLEENWTKVERMVASLLEYETVEAEEVRSILADRPFDRVKGEVGNAAEAQPERPLPEEPKRVEKPTRLPPKISPEPA
- the tilS gene encoding tRNA lysidine(34) synthetase TilS gives rise to the protein MSSARSPLTFVTTSGSFMRGAHPERDLERAVEQSGVIRQDEHVLVACSGGPDSVALAASLRAVAERMGLTVSLAFVNHNLRDSAWQDECVVLHLAAQLAIPLDIVALPEGGRDEQYLRHARYEALTELAKRRGCTVVAAAHHAEDQSETVLLALLRGAGPSGLWGMRGRRRLGAGLDLARPFLGVPSKSLRAYCHQRSLPYAVDPTNAAPELRRNAIREALAALRPLFPGLDAAVARAAELAATEREASPRATLRHIVREELMKEDDLRDIDFLHVEAAVRALEAGRTGTFHMKPGLALRIECGTVTSITKE